GTGGGCCAAAATCTGCCGGCCTCAGTAATTCAAATTCCTGTGAAAACAAACAAAAATGCCTAAAACTTGTGTTAAGTACCGTTTGTAAGTTGAGCTCAAGTACTTCATTAAAATGATGGCAATATATGTGAGCGTATACCCTGAATAGCCTTCTCAGCATTTGCACCACATATCTCTCGATAAACTTAGGTGGGAACTGCCCAGACATTTTAGCTGGAAAGACACTCTCGTCATCGAACTGATCCTGACACCATCTCATCAGACATTCGACATATTTTGGCGCAGATACAGCCACTGGTGCTTGACCCTTTTGGAAACTCCAAAGATACTCATATTCGTTAGTGGCAATCATTCTTGGGCAGCTCTGTGGTGAGCAAAACTCTGTGATAGTTCCATAAAGCATATTTATCTGGTTGTAAAAATCGACGCAATGAACTGCCATCCATTCATTCTCGTCTTCACCTCTTGGCAGTTTGACTGCTTGATTAAGCACACCTTCGGATCCCAATGTCATCTCAACgatctgcttcaaatcttGATGTGAGCTAACAGTGGTGCCTGCAGTGGGCTGCAGGAACGGCTTCTGATGGGAAGGCGTATAGTTAAAGTCGGTCACGACGCCATTTTCACGCAGCGTttgctgttgttgtaaCGGCAGTGGTAGTTCATTCTCTGAGAAGGGCTGTGCATCTCTTGTTGGTGTAGTCCACAATTGCGTATCTAAACCATGAGGATTTGGTTGTGCAGGAAACAACCCGGCGCGATCATCTCTACTACGTTTTGGAGATCCTTTTATActatcatcatccttatTGGCATTGGTATTCCATCTGAAACCCCTCGTGGAACGAATAGTTTGACCTGGACTCAAATGACTGCTAAGTGGTTAGTAATTGAAGATGCAGGGAAGAAGTTGTCGAAAGTAACTTACAAGTTTTGGAGAAACGACATATTAGCACAATCTGcttgatttgaaggtcaGAACTTCTGACTTTACCACTGATGCTTCTCTTAATGGATTGATTCAACATGTTTATGGTTAGACCCAAATAAGAAGTTAGTCACGTGATTGAAGGGACCTTTGTATACGCAGAAATACAGACTTTAATGCTTCCTCTTATCTATTCACCACTTCTCTTCCATATAAGAGGGTAGAAAATGCACAATATAGCTTTCCAAATACAATTATAGAAGCTATGATGAAGTGCATAGTCGGGAGGAGCCATGCTGGTCATATAAAATCGAAATCTGCACTGTTATACCCCGCTAGTCACCTTCTAACTTAGTAGGCACGGCCAAATATAAAACTATACCAGTCTACTTGTCTATCAAGACACTCAACGGTCAGAGGTCGTCCTGCTAACTCCTTTTGAGCTCGGCGGCTATAGGTTTGGCGCCACGCCAGCACGCATCACGTGCATGTCACGGGATTTATTAGGGGCCCCTAGTCCTTTCACATTTCCTTTCTTTAGAAAGATCATACTAATTTGCGCCAACATATATAACCCTAGTTTGGTGGTTTTAGGGCGACGCGCAAGTGGATTTGGTTGTCTAGAGGGAGGGGAATCGAACAAAAGTGTTGAAACAGAGCCAACAAGGGAGCTATAAGAATAGCAAGGACCTGACTCTAGtatcaaattcaagacGTTTGCAACAGTAGCATTACACTAATGTTCAAGAGTGTGCAGTATTTCGATAGCTCTGTACAGTCGCCTTCAGACTCAGAGGTGGAACCGACAGAGTCACGTGGCGATGATAGTGGTAGTGAGGTGGGACCTAAAGCGCCAGTTCAGCAGGGAAGTAGGGACAAGCACGTACGGATTAtggttgatgaagatgatgacgatgcAGACGAGAAGCAGGAAGGTGGCGAAAGGACTGGCGATTGTCTTCCCTCTTTCCAGAAGAGACCTTTAAGCGATACGCCCGTGACTAGCACTTGGAACTCACCTGCTAGCTCGACGGATAACACGCCGCTGACCTCCCCAGAGTCCAGTTCCACGAATCTGACGCATTTGCTACCTCATCGTGAGGTGAGCAGTGAGGGAGCGGCTATTCCAGCGGGCGTTCGTGAATCTATGTCCCCACCAGCGGCCTCTGGTGCACTATCGCCTTCCAGATTCCCACATCCAACTAGGCGACCCACCACGATCGACGTTCCAGGTCTTACCAAATCTAAGTCGTCTCCTGATGGTACTATATCCAAGGAGGATCCCGGTTCGAAGTTGGTTATCGTCATGGTTGGGCTGCCGGCTACTGGGAAATCGTTCATCACTAATAAGCTTTCCCGTTACTTGAATTTCTCAATGTACTATTGTAAAGTGTTCAACGTCGGTAACACTAGAAGACAATTCGCCAAAGAGCATAATATAAGCGATCAGGATTCCAAGTTTTTCGATCCAGGTAATAATGAGTTTTCGAAGCTACGAGATAAATGGGCTATGGATACATTGGAGCAACTCCTAGATTATCTTTTAGAAGGTCCTGGGTCTGTGGGGATTTTTGATGCCACTAATACCAcgaaagagagaagaaaacatGTTTACAATAAGATTCATGAGAGAAACCCGCATTTGAAAGTGTTGTTTTTAGAGTCAGTTTGCTCAAACAAGGCTGTCGTTGAGAGAAATATACAATTGAAATTATTTGGGCCGGATTATAAGGGGAAGGATCCTGACGCTTCACttaaagatttcaaagaaaggcTTTCTAATTATATGAAGGCGTACGAGCCAATCGAGGATTCTGAAAATTTCCAGTTTATCAAGATGATTGACGTGGGGAAGAAAGTTATCGCTTATAATATTCAGGGTTTCCTTGCTTCTCAAACTGTCTACTATCTATTGAACTTCAACTTAACGGAGCGCCAAATTTGGATCACTAGAAATGGTGAAAGTGAAGATAACGTTGATGGCCGTCTTGGCGGTGATTCGAATCTAACACCCCGTGGCGAGCGTTATGCCCGTGCATTGGCATCTTTCATCGACTCTCAAAGAACATTGTTCTACGCTAATGAATGTGAAAAGAAAGGTAAAAGTCCAGGAGATGATGATACCCAATGTAACGAGTTTTTTGTGTGGACCAGTATGCGTAACAGATCTATCGAAACggccaaatttttcaacgaAGAAGATTACCCAATCAAGCAAATGAGGATGCTCGATGAATTGAGTGCTGGTGATTTCGAGGGTATGACCTACCCAGAGATACAAGAGGAATACCCAGTAGAATTCGAGAAAAGGCGCAAAGACAAACTACGCTATCGTTATCCCGGTATTGGTGGAGAGTCATATATGGATGTAACCAATCGTTTGAGGCCGGTCATTGCAGAGATTGAAAGAATCGACGATAATGTTCTTATAATTACACATAGGGTGGTTGCCCGAATCCTATTGGGGTATTTCATGAATCTCAACAAGGATATAATCGCCAACGTTGACGTCCCCTTGCACTGCGTCTATTGCTTGGAGTTGAAACCTTATGGGATTACATGGGCCCTTTGGGAATTCGATGAGTCGACTGGTGATTTCTTTAAAGTACCACAATCGGAGATGAACACGACAAAGGTTAAGGAAAACGAGCTAGTCTACAAAGAAAGACGTTATTCTCTCGTTCCCACGGCTCCAGCCAGTGCAAACAACTCTTTATCAGATGTTCGCGTAAGGAAAAATGATTCGAGTAGGTCATCTTCACTAACCAGAGATGAAAGCAGTACTTCACTATCCACAAGCTCCGACACCAAAGATGTTATGCATCCAAACTCTGCGCCGGCAATCCCCTTCGCTCATGGATTACCAACTATTACTAATCTCATGGATGGAGGCGGGACCTCGATCTCCACTAATCGTCCAAGACAAACCACTGCATTACAAAATCATGTTAAATCTTCATTATTGAACAACTCCATGGGAAATTTGAGACCGGCAACATCGCCAAGACAAACATTtgaaattgacaaattaAATCAAAAGTTAGCCAATCTGAAAACGCGTTCCCCAAGAAAGTC
The window above is part of the Torulaspora delbrueckii CBS 1146 chromosome 3, complete genome genome. Proteins encoded here:
- the PFK26 gene encoding 6-phosphofructo-2-kinase (similar to Saccharomyces cerevisiae PFK26 (YIL107C); ancestral locus Anc_2.264), with protein sequence MFKSVQYFDSSVQSPSDSEVEPTESRGDDSGSEVGPKAPVQQGSRDKHVRIMVDEDDDDADEKQEGGERTGDCLPSFQKRPLSDTPVTSTWNSPASSTDNTPLTSPESSSTNLTHLLPHREVSSEGAAIPAGVRESMSPPAASGALSPSRFPHPTRRPTTIDVPGLTKSKSSPDGTISKEDPGSKLVIVMVGLPATGKSFITNKLSRYLNFSMYYCKVFNVGNTRRQFAKEHNISDQDSKFFDPGNNEFSKLRDKWAMDTLEQLLDYLLEGPGSVGIFDATNTTKERRKHVYNKIHERNPHLKVLFLESVCSNKAVVERNIQLKLFGPDYKGKDPDASLKDFKERLSNYMKAYEPIEDSENFQFIKMIDVGKKVIAYNIQGFLASQTVYYLLNFNLTERQIWITRNGESEDNVDGRLGGDSNLTPRGERYARALASFIDSQRTLFYANECEKKGKSPGDDDTQCNEFFVWTSMRNRSIETAKFFNEEDYPIKQMRMLDELSAGDFEGMTYPEIQEEYPVEFEKRRKDKLRYRYPGIGGESYMDVTNRLRPVIAEIERIDDNVLIITHRVVARILLGYFMNLNKDIIANVDVPLHCVYCLELKPYGITWALWEFDESTGDFFKVPQSEMNTTKVKENELVYKERRYSLVPTAPASANNSLSDVRVRKNDSSRSSSLTRDESSTSLSTSSDTKDVMHPNSAPAIPFAHGLPTITNLMDGGGTSISTNRPRQTTALQNHVKSSLLNNSMGNLRPATSPRQTFEIDKLNQKLANLKTRSPRKSGDEKDTELAKIDTNTLSRKSSDVQQK
- the MOB1 gene encoding Mob1p (similar to Saccharomyces cerevisiae MOB1 (YIL106W); ancestral locus Anc_2.265) yields the protein MSFLQNFHLSPGQTIRSTRGFRWNTNANKDDDSIKGSPKRSRDDRAGLFPAQPNPHGLDTQLWTTPTRDAQPFSENELPLPLQQQQTLRENGVVTDFNYTPSHQKPFLQPTAGTTVSSHQDLKQIVEMTLGSEGVLNQAVKLPRGEDENEWMAVHCVDFYNQINMLYGTITEFCSPQSCPRMIATNEYEYLWSFQKGQAPVAVSAPKYVECLMRWCQDQFDDESVFPAKMSGQFPPKFIERYVVQMLRRLFRVYAHIYCHHFNEVLELNLQTVLNTSFRHFCLFSQEFELLRPADFGPLVELVMELRDR